GCAGATCAAGCAGAGGGTGTTCGAGAAGACCCAGCTTCGCGTGAGCCTGGGCGTGGCGCCCAACAAGCTGGTCGCCAAGATCGCCAGCGACCTGGGCAAGCCCGACGGCCTGGTCGTGGTGCGCCCGGGCGAGGTTGGGTCGTTCCTCGAGCCGCTGGAGATCGCGCGCCTGTGGGGCGTGGGCGCCGTGGGGCAGCGCAAGCTCGAGCGCATCGGCGTCCGCACGTTCGGCGACGTGCGGAAGCTGGAGCGGCAAGCGCTCTCGGCGATGTTCGGCAGCCTGGGCGAGAGCCTGCACGACCGCTGCCGCGGCATCGACGATCGGCCGGTGGTGACCGACCGCCGGGCCAAGAGCATCGGCCACGAGCGGACGTACGGAGACAACCTTGTGACGCTGGAACAATGCCACGCGCAGGTGGTCGACCTTGCCGAGCGTGTGGCGTGGCGGCTTCGCCGTGCCAACCGTGCCGCGGGAACGATCACGCTGAAGGTGCGCAATGGCGAATTCAAGACCATCACGCGGGCGCACACGCTGGCCGAGCCCACGCACGACAGCGGCACCGTCGTGCGCGAGTCGTGCGCTTTGCTCGATGCCTGGGCGCGAGCGAGGTTCGAGCCCGTGCGGCTGCTGGGCGTGAGCGCGAGCCACCTGCACACGCCCGAGGGGCCGGGGCTGTTCGACGCGGCCGAGCACGAGCGGTCCAGCCGGGTCGATGAAGCGGCCGACGCGATCCGCAGCAGGTTCGGCGATGCGGCGATCGGTCGTGCGAGTTCGCTGGATCGCTAGGGCCTGAGCCGCAGCCGGATCGGGCCGCGGGCGTCGTCCGGGCTGACTTCCTGGGCGCCCTTGGTGATCACGAGCGAGCCCTGGCGCACGAGGCGTCGCGCGGCCCGACGAGTGCGCTCCATCAGCGGCTTCCAGTCGTCGGGCTCCACGGCCCGGGCCGCCTCGCTGGGGCAGATGGTGGCGCCGCGATCGCGGCTTGCGAGCACGCCGAGGATGGCTTGTTCGAGCCGGGCATCGAGATCGCCGGGCTTCTCGCGGCGACAGAGGTCCGAGCAGTAGCGAACGGTCTCCCAGGAACGCTCCCACTTCTTGCGCCACGAGAACGTGCGGCCGCACGTCTGGCAGATCTTCGTGGGCACGTCCGGGGGCGTCACGAGCCCACCGCGCGGGGTTTGGCGAGCGGATCGACCCGGGGCGTCGGATCGCCATGGCCGCGGATGCGCTGGGCGATGCGCGGCCAGGCGCGCAGCGACATGCCGGCCGGAAGGGACGCCAGGATGCCGTCCTGCTGGCTCTTGGTCAATCGCAAGACCTGCTGGACGGGCATGCCGGCGAACCTGCGGGCGGTATACGCGGCCATGGTGGCGCGCAAGACGCGGGCGATGATGGCGCGGCGTGGGAGCACGCCCGCGCCGATGGCCTCGAGCGCGAGGCTCGCCTGGGTGCGGATCGAGTGACGGCTCCGATCCCGGCTGAGGCGATGCACGCCCTGGCAGTCGGCCACGGCCACGCTCGGGGTGTCGCCATCGAACGAGACGATCAGGTTGCTGGGCTTGTGATCGCGGTTGTGCAGGCCCGCGGCAAGCAGGCACCCGACCTGGAGCCCCACCGCGTCGGCCAGGGCATGCTGACGCTTGAGGGACAACTGGCCCAGTCGAGCCTGGTCCATGCAATGCAGCAGGCTCTGGCCCTGGAGACGGCCCATGATCAGGCAATCCTCGCGAAGGCCGGATTCACGACGGCTGAGCAGGGCCAGCATGGGCGCGCAAGGGATGCCCTCTGCCGCCAGCAGTGCTGCTCCGGCCCAGTGCCGGTCTCCCGCGGCAACGCCCATGCGGGCGCGGGCACGGGCGAGCGGGCCGCGATAGCGGTAGAACTTGAGCACCACCGATTGGCCGCGCAGCTCGGCGGCCAGCACCCGGACGCCGGCATCTTCCTTCAGGAGGACCGCCTCATCGGCCCATGGCTCGCTGGCCAGGGCGCTGGCCCATTGGGGTCCGTCGCCCAAGGCGCCGTGTCGGCGAGCTGTGAAGCTGGGAGGCTCGGGCATCGGGCCCTAGTGTACGTTCGGGCGGTTTCAGGCCGCCGGATGTCCGATTTTCTCTCTGCCGCGAGGGACCGGCCGCGACGGCGACCGCCCCCGAGGACGCCCATGCCCCCTGCTCCAAAGCCGCTCTCGGTGGCGATCATCTGCAAGAACAACGCCGACACCATCGGCAGGACGCTTGAAAGCGTGCGCGGGCTTGGTCATGAGATCGTCGCGGTGGATTCGGGCTCGACCGATGGCACGCTGGCCATCCTGCACGAGCACGGGGCGCGGGTGATCGAGGTCGAATGGCTGGGATACGTCGAGACGGTGCGGTATGCCTACGAACAGTGCCAGCAGCCGTGGATCCTGCCGCTCGACAGCGATGAGTCGCTCGAGCCGGAGCTCCGGGCGTCGATCGAGGCCCTCGATCTGGAACGCGCTGGCGGGCCCACAGGCTACCGCGTGAACCGCAAGGTGTTCTTCAAGGGCCGGTTCTTCGAGCACACGTGGCAGCCCGAGTGGCGGCTGCGGCTGGTTCGCAAGCACCGATACCACTGGCACGGCATCAACCCCCACTACGACCTGCGGCCGCTGGAGCCCGGCGAGGTGATCGAGGACCTGCGGGGCGACCTGCGGCACGACAGCTTCGCCAGCTTTGCAGATCTCATGCGAAAGCACGTAGGGCACGCCGAACTGATGGCCAAGGGGCTCCACGAGCGGGGAAAGCGGGCCAGCGCGTGGAAGCTGGCGACCTCGCCGCCGCAGGCGTTTGTGCGGCAGGCGATCTTCAGGCGGGGATACAAGGACGGCACGCGTGGATGGGCCGCTGCCGGTGCGATGGCGGCTTATACCCTCATGAAGTACGTGTGCCTGCTGGAGCTTCAGGACCAGACGGGCCGACAGGACAGGGAGCGACTTTGACGACGATTCAAGAGGAGCGAACACCCGTGAGTCAGGCCGCAGCCGTGGATTTGTCCGGTGTCAACAAGACGCTGCAGTTCGAGGATGCCCGCGACCCGCGCGTGGCGCCCACCGTGGCGGACATGAAGAAGTGGGTGCTGCGCTGGCGGCTCAAGGGCGAGCCCCTGGGCGTCAACGGGGCGGTCAAGAAGCGGTGGTATGTGCGGCCGCACAAGATGTGGGAGTACAGCCGCGGCCTGGCCCTGACCGGTGCGAGCGGGCCGACGCGCGAGCCGGGGGCGAAGCTGCACTGCCTGGACGTTGGCGGCGCGATGACCCTGCCGATCTTCTACCTCGGGAGCCTGGGCGACCGGGTGGTGTGCCTTGACATCGACCCAACGATGACCCGGCAGAGCATGGACGCGGCCCGGCGGCAGGGGCTGGACCTGGACTGCCGGACCACGAACCTGGGCGAGGAGGACCCTTCGGCGGCCGACCTTGGCGTACCGGAGGCTGGTTTTGACCGCGTGTATTGCTTCAGCGTGATCGAGCACATCCTGCCGCCCGAGCAGGAGCGTGTGGCCAGCCGCATGGGCAAGTTGGTCAAGCCGGGCGGGATGCTGTGCATCACGTTCGACTTCGGGGAAGACGGGCCCATGGAGGCTCCGATGCGGACGATGGACGACGCGCACGAACTGGGCAAACTCATCGGGCTGCCGCTGGTGGGCGGAGACTTCGTCGACACGGGCGACCGCTACCCGCTGAACCGCAAGCACCCGCAAGCCCGCTATACGTTTGGTTCGATGTTCTTCCGCCGGCCCGAGGCCTAACGAGCCGATGAGTTGGTGCTAGCATTGTCGCCCTTATCGTGAGGGCGAAAGACGTGCCCGCGGCTGATACCGCGTCGAGGACACCAATGGCCAAGAAGACCACCAAGAAGGCCGGCACCACCGGCAAGAAGACCACCAAGAAGACGTCGAAGAAGAAGACGACAAAGAAGACCGCGCCGGCCGCCGCCGCCGCGGGCAAGAAGACTTCGAAGAAGACCAGCACCAAGAAGACCAGCAAGAAGGTCTCCAAGAAGACCCCGACCACCAAGAAGACCGGCAAGAAGGCCACCAGCCGCACCGGCCGCAGCAAGGTGACGCGCACCAAGGTGCACGCGATTCCGTCGAGCTGATCGTGACCGCCTCGGTTCGATCCAGCCACCAAGGCCGCGGCGGCCACGGGCCCGCCGGAGAGGAATTCCGCCCTGCCTCCTTCAAAGAAAAACAACAAGAAGAAGCCCGCCCCCACGCCCTCCAAGGGCGGCGCTGCTCGCGGCCGGAAGTCATCGTCCGGCAAGCCCGAGCGTGACGAGACCATCTTCGATCGCTCGGTGACGTTCGACGATTTCGATCTGGTCGAAGACGTACTCGAGGGGGTGGACGACGAGGGATTCGTCCACCCCACCATGATCCAGTCGATGCTGATTCCCGTCGCGCTGACGGGCAAGGACGTGCTGGGCCAGGCCAAGACCGGCACGGGCAAGACGGCGGCGTTCGGCTTGCCGTTGCTGTCCCTGATCGATCCCGGCGACTCGTTCGCGGGCCTGGTTCTGGCACCCACGCGTGAACTGGCGCTCCAGATCACCAGCGAACTCCAAACCCTGGGCAAGCACAGCGGGCTGAACGTCGTGGCGATCTACGGCGGCGACCCGATCGAGAAGCAGGCCAAGAAGCTGGCCAGGAAGCCCGAGATCATCGTGGGCACGCCCGGCCGCGTGATGGACATGGAGCGGCGGGGCTACCTGCGCTTCGACAAGATCCAGGTAGCGATTCTCGACGAGGTCGACCGGATGCTGGACATTGGATTCCGCGAGGACATCCGTCGCATCATGAGCGCCTGCCCCAAGGACCGCCAGACGATCTTCGTCTCGGCCACGCTGACCGAAGAGATCGAGAAGCTCGCCCGGCAGTACATGAACAACCCCGAGAAGCTGGTCGCCTCGGCCGGTTCGCTGACCGTCAGCGTGGTGGAACAGCACTACCTGACCGTGCAGCCGTGGGACAAGAAGCGGCTGCTGGTGCACCTGCTCACGCACGAAGAGCCCGCGCTGACGGTCGTCTTCTGCCGGCTCAAGCGCGTGGTGGACGACCTTGAGAAGCTGCTGCGCGACAAGGGCATCGACGCGGTCGCCATCCACGGCGACATGCGGCAGAGCAAGCGCAACAGCGTGATGAGCCGGCTTCGCACGGGCGAGCTCGGCGTGCTGATCGCCAGCGACCTGGCCAGCCGCGGCATCGACGTCGAGGGCATCAGCCACGTCATTAATTACGACCTGCCCGAGGACCCGGATCTGTACATCCACCGCATCGGGCGCACGGCGCGTGCCGGTCGCGGCGGCGTCGCGTGGAGCCTGGTGACCCCCGAGCAGGGCAAACTGCTGACCGAGATCGAGACGCGGATCAACACGCACATTCCGTACATGGACTACCCGGACTTCAAGCCCGGGCCCGAGCCGGCAGCCGTGCGTGAACGACGTGAGCAGGAAGCGGCCCGCGAAGAGCGCTCCAAGCAGCGAACGTTGGAGCGTCAGGGTAAGGTGTTGCCCAAGACCGCCGACGAGAGCAAGTTCCCCGGCGGGGTGGTGCCGACGAAGCTGCCGCCCAAGCGCATGGGCGGCCGTCTGTCGGGTCGGCGATAGCCCGCGGCTTTGCCTGGCTAGCCCTGTTTGCCCATTTTCGTGAGCGCCTTTTCACGGCTTGGCGCAATCGTGAAGAGGCGATCGACCCGCGTGGTCTTGAGCACCGCCGCGATGGGCTTGGCGAGGTTGCAAAGTGCAAGCGAGCCACCTTCGCCCATGCACAACTCACGCAGTTGCACGAGCATGGAGATGCCCGCGCTGGACATGTATTCGACGCGGGACATGTCCAGCACCACCCGTCCTCGCTGTCGGGCAGCATCGGGCATGGTCTCGGCCAGTACGTCGGCAGCGTCGGACTCGCTCAAACTCGGTCCTTTGGGCGAAACCACCAACACGCCCGAGCAGATTTCACGAAGGGTATTGAGGCCCTCGACGATGGGCTGGTCCGGGGTTTCGGCATGCCTCGGCATAGTGGCTCTCCGTTTCGGGTTCGGCCCCGAATGTACAGGATCCATCGGTCGGTATGTGCGAACGGTGAAGTGCGTCCGCCCCACCCTCGATCGGTCGTACCGGCAGGGGATGGTAAGCGGCTGTTACCGGACGGGCGGTTAGCCTGCCATTGCCGGATCCGACCGCTGGACGCACCTCTGGGGTTGAGCTTGGTTTCCCCCACCTACACCTTTAAAGAAGGAGAGATCGAATGATGAATTTCACGGAATCGCTGTCGACTCGCATGATCGCCGCGGCCGGCCTGGCCGCCACCGCGACCGCCGCCTTCGGACAGTGCGTGCCCACATGGGACTATGCGATTGGCAACCCCGGCGTGGCAGACGGCTACGTGCAGCCCATGTTTGTTTGGGAAGGCGACCTGTACGCGGGTGGCTCGTTCCCCATGATCGGCGGCGTGAGCGACACCGCATACATCGCCCGCTGGGACGGCAGCGCCTGGAACAGCCTGGGCACGCCGGGCATCGACCCGGGCTCGTCCAACGCGTTCACCACCAGCTTCGAGAGCTTCGACGTGAACGGCACGGAGGCGCTGATCGTCGGCGGCTTCTACGCCAGCGCTGGCGGGCTGGCCAACTCCATGTCCATCGCGGCCTGGGACGGGACGGAGTGGCTCTCGATGGAGCCCGACTTCGCGCTCTTTGACGCCATCTGGGGCATGACGACCGGCGACCTGGGCGACGGCGAGCGTCTGTACGTCGGCGGCGCCTTCGAGGGCATCGGCAGCTCGGCCGGCGCGGGCGTGGCCCAGTGGGACGGCACGAGTTGGGCGCCCGTGGGCGGCGGCGGCACGTTCGTGGGCACCGTGTTCGACGTGGTCATCTTCGACGACGGCTCGGGCCCTGCGCTCTATGCCGGTGGTCGCTTCAACACGATCGACGGCGAGCCCATCCTGCTGCTGGCGCGTTTTAAGGACGGCGCCTGGGAGACCGTGCAGGACGGCCTGTTCGGCACCTCGCCGGTTGCCGACGCCGGCCAGCTGGCGGTTTTTGACGACGGCAGCGGCCCGGCCCTGTACGTCGGCGGTCGCAGCTTCTTTGCCGCCAGCTCGTCGGACATGGCCGACGTGTATAAGTGGGACGGCACCGAGTGGTCAGGCGTCGGCCAGGACTTCACCGGCATCGTCAGCGACCTGTTCGTCTGGGACGATGGCAGCGGCGAAGCGCTGTACATGGCCACCAGCAGCTCGGACCTGGGCCGCCTGGCTCGCCTCGAGGGCGACACCTGGGTGACCGTCGATGGCGGCGCCGACGGCGGGTCGGTCTTCGGCCTTGCCGAGTGGAACGGCGACCTGTACGTTGGCGGCAGCTTCGAGACCGTCAACGGCGAGGCCGCCAGCGGCATCGTGCGCCGCACCGGCTGCACCGCCAGCGATTGCTACGCCGACTTCGACGGCGACGGCGAGCTGACCATCTTCGACTTCCTGGCCTACCAGAACGCGTTCGACGCGGGCGACCTGGTGGCCGACTGCGACGAGGATGGGTCGCTGACCATCTTCGACTTCCTGTGCTTCCAGAACGGCTTCGACGCCGGCTGCCCGTAAGCGGCACGGCGAGAAGGCCCGTATAACGGGCACTCCATTCAGGATTTCCAGAAATGCCCCCGATTCAGCGAATGAATTGGGGGCTTCTCTGTTAGCATGCCACACGGCCGTGGGCCGTTGAGGGACCCCATCAGGAGAGATTTTTCATGCAGACGAAGACCGTTCTTGGCATTCTTGCGGGCGCCGGCTTGGCTTGCGCCGCGCACGCGCAGTGCGATCCGGCGTGGGATGGCGCCATCGGCAACCCCGGCCTGGTGGACGGCTATGTCCAACCCATCATGAACTGGGACGACGGCTCGGGGGAGAAGCTCTACGTGGGCGGCTCGTTCCGCGGCATTACCGGCGTGGCGGGCTCGACCATCCTCGCGGCGTGGGATCGAGACACGAACACGTGGTCGCGCGTGGGCACCCCCGGCCTGAGCACCGGAAGCACCAACGGCTTCCTGACCACAATCATGCCGTACGACGTGTTCGGCGAAGAGCGACTCGTCGTGGCCGGGTTCTTCGCCAGCGCGGGCGGCGTCACCGACACCCGTTCGATCGCGGCGTGGAACGGGACCGAGTGGGTCTCGATGGGCGCGAATCTGCCGGCGCCCCAAAGCATCTGGGCTATGACCACCGGCGACGTGGGCGATGGCGAGAACCTGATCATCGGCGGCGCGTGGCCCGAGATTGGCGGCGAGTTCGCGGCCGACCTGGCCCAGTGGGACGGCGAGCAGTGGCTGCCCGTGGGCGACGGCCTGGGCATCACCGGCTCGTTCAGCCCCACCGTCTTCGCCATCGAGATGTTCGACGACGGTAGTGGTCCGGCCCTGTATGCCGGCGGCCGCTTCGACAGCATCGGCGGCGCCGCGGGCACGAGCCTGCTCGGCCGATTCGACGGCACCTCCTGGGAGGCGGTCGGACCTGGACTGCTTGCCGGGAGCATCACCTCCCAGGTTGCGGCCATGACCGTCTTTGATGACGGCACCGGCCCGGCGCTCTACGTCGGCATGGGCAGCGGCGTGCGCATCCCAGGCGTGCCCTTCGCCAGCGTGTACAAGTGGGACGGCGCGGAATGGTCGGCCGTGGGTCAGGAGTTCGGCGGCCGCGTGACGGACCTGCAGGTGTGGGACGACGGCACCGGCCCGGCCCTGTACGTTGCCGGCACGGCCGTTCCGCCCATCGAGTACCTCGCGAAGCTTGTCGACGACGAGTGGATCCCCGTCGACGGCGGCATCGCCAGCCAGCCGGCCACCAGCGGCACGTTCGCCAGCGTCTTCGGCCTGCACGTGTGGGACAACGATCTCTATGTGGGCGGCAACTTCACGCTGGTGGGCGATCCGGCCATCGACGTACGAGGTCTCGTCCGCCGCACCGGCTGCGCCGACTCGGCGTGCTTTGCCGACTTCAACGAAGACGGCGTCCTGGACATCTTTGACTTCCTGGCGTTCCAGAACGCGTTCGACGCGGGCGACCTGGCGGCCGACTGCACCGAGGACGGCTCGCTGGACATCTTCGACTTCCTGTGCTTCCAGAACGCGTTCGACGCGGGCTGCGAGTAAGTCTTCAGGGGATCGAGCAACGAACAGCGCCCGGGAGCGATCCCGGGCGCTTTCGCGTTTAACGCTTGTCGAACTGCTTGAGCTTCAGGCGGGTGCGGTGGTGCTCGGGCGCTACGGTGCCGCCGGCTGTCTGGCCCTTCATGTAGTCCTTCTGCCAGGTGTCCTGGCCGCCCTGGTGGCGGGTGATGGCTTGCTGGCGGCTGGCGGCCCAACTCAGGTAGGCCTTCTGCGTGGCGGGCTCCTTTTCGATGTTGATCGCGCCCGGCTCGGTCCACTCGAGCAGCGCGAGCGGGTAGGGCGTGATCATGCAGATGGGCTCGCCCTTGCGGAACCACACGTCGGTGCCGCGCTTCATGATCTTCCAGTTCATCGTGAACGTGCTGGGCG
This portion of the Phycisphaerales bacterium genome encodes:
- a CDS encoding glycosyltransferase family 2 protein encodes the protein MPPAPKPLSVAIICKNNADTIGRTLESVRGLGHEIVAVDSGSTDGTLAILHEHGARVIEVEWLGYVETVRYAYEQCQQPWILPLDSDESLEPELRASIEALDLERAGGPTGYRVNRKVFFKGRFFEHTWQPEWRLRLVRKHRYHWHGINPHYDLRPLEPGEVIEDLRGDLRHDSFASFADLMRKHVGHAELMAKGLHERGKRASAWKLATSPPQAFVRQAIFRRGYKDGTRGWAAAGAMAAYTLMKYVCLLELQDQTGRQDRERL
- a CDS encoding class I SAM-dependent methyltransferase, coding for MSQAAAVDLSGVNKTLQFEDARDPRVAPTVADMKKWVLRWRLKGEPLGVNGAVKKRWYVRPHKMWEYSRGLALTGASGPTREPGAKLHCLDVGGAMTLPIFYLGSLGDRVVCLDIDPTMTRQSMDAARRQGLDLDCRTTNLGEEDPSAADLGVPEAGFDRVYCFSVIEHILPPEQERVASRMGKLVKPGGMLCITFDFGEDGPMEAPMRTMDDAHELGKLIGLPLVGGDFVDTGDRYPLNRKHPQARYTFGSMFFRRPEA
- a CDS encoding DEAD/DEAH box helicase encodes the protein MTFDDFDLVEDVLEGVDDEGFVHPTMIQSMLIPVALTGKDVLGQAKTGTGKTAAFGLPLLSLIDPGDSFAGLVLAPTRELALQITSELQTLGKHSGLNVVAIYGGDPIEKQAKKLARKPEIIVGTPGRVMDMERRGYLRFDKIQVAILDEVDRMLDIGFREDIRRIMSACPKDRQTIFVSATLTEEIEKLARQYMNNPEKLVASAGSLTVSVVEQHYLTVQPWDKKRLLVHLLTHEEPALTVVFCRLKRVVDDLEKLLRDKGIDAVAIHGDMRQSKRNSVMSRLRTGELGVLIASDLASRGIDVEGISHVINYDLPEDPDLYIHRIGRTARAGRGGVAWSLVTPEQGKLLTEIETRINTHIPYMDYPDFKPGPEPAAVRERREQEAAREERSKQRTLERQGKVLPKTADESKFPGGVVPTKLPPKRMGGRLSGRR
- a CDS encoding DNA polymerase IV translates to MAAAEPRTILHADLDAFFASVEQRDNPKLRGKPVLVGGGGKRGVVAAASYEARKFGCRSAMPGAVAARLCPQAIFVKGRYDAYKEASRAVFEVFESVTPLVEPLSIDEAFLDVTGSLRLLGEGEAIARQIKQRVFEKTQLRVSLGVAPNKLVAKIASDLGKPDGLVVVRPGEVGSFLEPLEIARLWGVGAVGQRKLERIGVRTFGDVRKLERQALSAMFGSLGESLHDRCRGIDDRPVVTDRRAKSIGHERTYGDNLVTLEQCHAQVVDLAERVAWRLRRANRAAGTITLKVRNGEFKTITRAHTLAEPTHDSGTVVRESCALLDAWARARFEPVRLLGVSASHLHTPEGPGLFDAAEHERSSRVDEAADAIRSRFGDAAIGRASSLDR
- a CDS encoding GC-type dockerin domain-anchored protein, whose translation is MQTKTVLGILAGAGLACAAHAQCDPAWDGAIGNPGLVDGYVQPIMNWDDGSGEKLYVGGSFRGITGVAGSTILAAWDRDTNTWSRVGTPGLSTGSTNGFLTTIMPYDVFGEERLVVAGFFASAGGVTDTRSIAAWNGTEWVSMGANLPAPQSIWAMTTGDVGDGENLIIGGAWPEIGGEFAADLAQWDGEQWLPVGDGLGITGSFSPTVFAIEMFDDGSGPALYAGGRFDSIGGAAGTSLLGRFDGTSWEAVGPGLLAGSITSQVAAMTVFDDGTGPALYVGMGSGVRIPGVPFASVYKWDGAEWSAVGQEFGGRVTDLQVWDDGTGPALYVAGTAVPPIEYLAKLVDDEWIPVDGGIASQPATSGTFASVFGLHVWDNDLYVGGNFTLVGDPAIDVRGLVRRTGCADSACFADFNEDGVLDIFDFLAFQNAFDAGDLAADCTEDGSLDIFDFLCFQNAFDAGCE
- a CDS encoding DUF2256 and DUF3253 domain-containing protein; its protein translation is MPTKICQTCGRTFSWRKKWERSWETVRYCSDLCRREKPGDLDARLEQAILGVLASRDRGATICPSEAARAVEPDDWKPLMERTRRAARRLVRQGSLVITKGAQEVSPDDARGPIRLRLRP
- a CDS encoding GC-type dockerin domain-anchored protein translates to MMNFTESLSTRMIAAAGLAATATAAFGQCVPTWDYAIGNPGVADGYVQPMFVWEGDLYAGGSFPMIGGVSDTAYIARWDGSAWNSLGTPGIDPGSSNAFTTSFESFDVNGTEALIVGGFYASAGGLANSMSIAAWDGTEWLSMEPDFALFDAIWGMTTGDLGDGERLYVGGAFEGIGSSAGAGVAQWDGTSWAPVGGGGTFVGTVFDVVIFDDGSGPALYAGGRFNTIDGEPILLLARFKDGAWETVQDGLFGTSPVADAGQLAVFDDGSGPALYVGGRSFFAASSSDMADVYKWDGTEWSGVGQDFTGIVSDLFVWDDGSGEALYMATSSSDLGRLARLEGDTWVTVDGGADGGSVFGLAEWNGDLYVGGSFETVNGEAASGIVRRTGCTASDCYADFDGDGELTIFDFLAYQNAFDAGDLVADCDEDGSLTIFDFLCFQNGFDAGCP
- a CDS encoding STAS domain-containing protein; translation: MPRHAETPDQPIVEGLNTLREICSGVLVVSPKGPSLSESDAADVLAETMPDAARQRGRVVLDMSRVEYMSSAGISMLVQLRELCMGEGGSLALCNLAKPIAAVLKTTRVDRLFTIAPSREKALTKMGKQG